TAAAGCTGCagctgtgtatgtgtgtgtgagtactGTGTGTCATGCTAGCTGCTAGTTTTCTTGCACCATGTGGGGTTCGTGCGCCACCCACACCGCGACCGCGGGATCTGCTCCGCGTTGCAGCAGCAGATTCAGCCTCGCCTAGCGCCTACGTGTCGATGTAATCGATGCTGTATTTTACAATCAGCTGATGCCCGACGCGACCAGCCACCCGAACAGGTCGGAACAGGATGATGTAATCCCGGTTACAAATGATACTGACTGGGgcaaaatcaaagcaaaacgAAGCAGTCAGAAAAGAAATCGTTTAACATCACAAAAATGTGTGATTAAATATAAATTTAATGATATTCATGTACGTTTATATGCTAATAAATACCACAGTATTGTAATCAAGGGGTATTCATAGCATGAATGCTTTTGTGTGTTGGGAGAAAGTTGTGGGGTTCGCAAGGGTGAAGAATGGATGGCAGTACATCCCATATTGCATGCCTCAACagcaaaaatatattcatttttctgaCGCAACATAGCCACATGCATGTAGATGGTAGGGTGGAATTAAGAAATAGGTCTTTCTTACAAAACATTTCTGTACGGGCAATGGTAATTCTATAAAAGCAATTCATGACATCCTTCTATTTGCCACTTGCTCAAATCATGAAAGGATCCGTTTACAAAATATATAGtcctatgtaggcctataacaggaaatgaggtttttattttatttatacaAAGACGAAAGTCAATTGTTCCAATGTAAACTTAAAATTGTAAAATGTAAATGCACATACACaccatctctctccctcatctccctccctttctctcccatctgtatatacattgtatctcttcTCTGCCTTTATATCTTTTCTCTGTACGTGTATGTGATATAATGCTCTATCTCTGCATCTGTATAATACATttgaaacatgcaagttatatatctctttctatgTATAATCATGTATCTCTTGATCTCTCTCGATCTTCATAAAACCATCACCTATATCTAtactgttgtacatgtacacatttttagTACCAGTAAATGCAATGCCAGAGAGAGGGAATTACATCAtggcttttatttttctttactgaaatacaagacagaaacatttcaaaatgtaatgTCATCATTTATAAACACACAGCACAAACTTAAAATATCATCATTAAATCATCTGGATGCATAGTGTAGCCACCACACAAAACAATAGGCCACAAACCCtaaaacatgtacaatttaatTCACACTGCACATTCCGGCAACTAGTGTTTGTGCACCAATCAAGTCTGCATGACATTCACAGAGCAGAAGACAAATGATTATTTGTTAACCTATTCACTCATCTACATGAAGTCCCATTCATCTATCTACTTCCTTATTCAAGCTGACCTCGCAAAAGTCGAATTATCGccaaagtcaaaggtctttttaagtcctcttctctttattttctactgattttaatccctcataagtcaaattttctccatAAGTCAAAGTTATTTCTTCAGTCCATATATAGATTAGACTTAGGCGAGGTTGACATATTATTTATTAATTAatacatccatccatccattcttCCTCCAACCTATCTAATTTCATCCAGGAAGTGGAGCTACTCAGTATAAAGCCAAGGAGAGCAGCTGCGGAACAGCCATCTCCATAGTGTACAAGTCATTCTATGTGACTCACTGATACTCAGATAGTGGGGCCTTATGGAAGCATTTTTTCCTGCATAGTGAACAGGAAAAATCGACCTAATGAGACAAGTTGCCAGCGTACATAATGGAGTTGGTGAAACACAAGACGCACAGTAGGCACAGTTTGAAGGAAAATCCCAAGACTTTTAAAAATGTTGTGACAGCAAGGATGGCATCAAATTAAAACTGTGATTGCCACTAAGACATCCAGCAGCCAGCACATAATCTTACCAAAACTTGCAACAACCAGCTTGGTTATGGGACAATCATATTACATTGCTTGCACAGAAAAAGTTCAATCCTTTCAAACACCTAAATGCTAATGCACAGGATTACTTATTCAACTCGTAGCAACAAAttactctttcttctttttttctggtacATAGCATGCAGGCTGATGCAATCCTGGTCATGTCAAAAGCAGAGCTTATTACACATTGTACAAGTAAAGTTTGTCAAAGTTTGCACgtcatatgcacacacacaaactgagGTGTTTTGAACAGTCATCCATGTACTAGAGGGCTGGTTGACGTTAAAAATGATGATACCATATTGTTGAGACCATACTTTTCTTAATTGATTTTGTCATGATACACAAGAATTATGTTATTACTTCTGTCTGCATAaacagggccggcggaaccggggcGGGGGGctcggaccccccccccccccgcacacttttttttggcaccatacaaaggaatacataaggtgtcaccactttggcccccccccccccacttttttttttcccctggaaGTGcctaagtggcactaaaaagaaatagatagaaaccttgaagtgtgagcacGGTAAGGCTTTGTTTTTTGCgttgaagacctttttttttttttttgcttgtcagctgaaaaaacccggaagtggcacccaGAACACCAagaagttgcgctgaaggcatttcttttttttttcttttttttttttgcttgttagtacatgaaacccggaaatgcccccccccccccccctttgaaaaCGTTCCGCCGGCGGTGATAAAAATTAGTTGATTTCATTAACACATAAAAGATATTTACATACATTTGACTTGAGAAATTATGCAGagataaaaaatataatatatcacttttaCTGGCAATTTAATACATTTTGTGCGCATACATTGTCAAGAGTTTGAACAATTTCACATTCACCATCAATTGCACAAAACCTGCACCAATTTTAATCCCTCTCTACTTCACAGACAACTTGAGACTTAAAATGTCAGATGCAATATAAAAGTTACCCCAAACAGTGCCACGGTGTGCCTCACACTTGTCGACCGAAGTATTCACAAATTACAAAAACTCTTTTCAACATTATCTATTTGTACAAAGAACTCCATTTCTGGACAAGTATGACTTGAAGGTTGATTATTACAGTTGTCAGGATGACATGTCTATCTATCATGGTTTTGTGTCGTTTAATTATTTAAGCCTTCTCTCGGCATCCTCTCATCATTCTCTCTGcatcctctttctttttcttttttctttatgcgtgtgtgtgcagcTGATGTAGAAAATTGATACTGGTTTAATTTGGCCTTAAACTCTAAATTTAATCCTAGGTGTGCTTTGAGTGcagattggcacagaaaatctATAGCACTcatacacactgtccaaaataACTGACATGGGAAGGGTGAAGCAAATCCCAATTTCAGCCTAAGGAAAAGACATTTAGGTTATTGCTATCTCACTGTTGTGAATGTGGCATTGTCTGGGAAGAACTCACAAAAGTATATTTAGCACAAGAATTTGACATTACTCCGACTTTATATGCAGACTTCCAAGACACCTTGAGATACATGATCATTCTACATACCTTGTACCACTTGTTAGCTCTGCTCTATCTTCTATGGCAAAAGGAAACAAGTTTGAATCCGAAATGTAAGCTATGACGTTACACATTTACATTTACGTCAGTTATGTTTCAAAATTGGAGTATGCTCTATCTGGATACCAAGCTttgagcacacacacaatgtactaATTACTAGACGTCTAAGTCAAGATATCAAAAATTACACTGATGTTAATACAATCAACGAAAAACAGATGTcgcattgtttgtttttataactTACTTCCTTATGTCAAAGTAGGGCAGGTTATtcaaattttgatatcttataTGCTTGAAGAGAATACAGCACAATTGATACATTTTGTAGTTCGTACAGACACTTGTCAAAAGGAGCTGGTAATAAGCCTCGAAATATATTTAGTTAAGTTATCGTCCCTAATATTTATATCTACTCTATCTTATTTGTCATCGCATATGTTCcaatttttgtttgaaattttgaaagaaCACTAAAGccaatgtgaaaaaaaggtgaatTTGATGACAGCTCATAAATGATAATGGAATACAAATACACAACATTTAAAAACAACATGGTTTAGTCCCAAAGATCAATATCTTTTCCTATTAATTAGAAACTAATGAGGTATTTTCACAACTCCTTCTAGACaacacataatatgcaaataacagagaaataacaaaataatcctttttttttaaatcacaaaaacaaaatctgatgCAAATGCTTTGTTAACTGTAGTATCACGCTACAAGAGAAATATTTAAGAAAACAATCACATCAATGTTACATTAATAATATCTAAGTGGCATTCACAAACTCTACCAGAACCACTTTGCTTCAAATAGAGGattctttttatgttttaaaGATAAAACTTTGAGGAAATACAGCATACAGCCATACAGCCACATCCATATCATATTGCACAAAGTTGTCAAATGTTGAGCtttaaaaatacacacaagttACGAAGaaacatacagtgtagttgTCATTATATCAATCCCCTGGTGCCACAAACTACTACGATTGGTCAATCattgataataacaaaatgtatcttgtaagttgtaactgtaCATGCCTCAAATGTTGCAAGCACAAGTGTATATCTTATTCAGAATTGGGACTTTTAGGACAATTTCACATAGGGTTATATTCGCTATTAACAACCACAGAAACAGATTGAGAAATAaggaatatatgtatatatatattttttttttttttcaggagaaaAGCTATGGATTTCCCACCTTGGAACTGCTATATGGGGCATTTGTGTTACAAGTAGGAATATTTTTGTAAGTtgttgattttgcaaatatctGTCATTTCGCAAAATTtgggaaaataaaaacagtgcGAAATATAAAATtcatcgctggggtgacaagacctcgtatgtacaaaatgtcaaatgttcaggagagccaaaaacaTGGTGGCTAAACACTATaccgaatgggatagcctttcctttgacatgccgtggtggcttcatttttggagtaagacaatTGGGATTTGGACGGGACATCACTTatcccattatttgaccattaatcaaaaaaagtcattttcaccaaaattgcagatacaaggtcttgtcaccccagtgacgaTATTGCTAATACTTTCTCATAAAAATTTGTAATAGCTACAGGGGAGGACAAGGCAAACGTATGCTGGAGGCTGAAAGACCTTccgttgaagaaaaaaaactaacaaTTCTGTGCATTTCTCACAATTATACTGTTAGGGACTATTCTAGCGAAGCATAACACACATCAACATCAGTTTGAGGTGGATTTCTTCAAAGTATGGATAAATTAAGATGGAATCAGCTTTTCCCATCAACTTTAATCATGGGGAATACTCTGTGAAACTGATTGTCCCAGATGATGTTCTGTGTTAGTATTTGACTTATGCTCCACATAATAAATAATTGAATAACAGGATAGCCCAAGGCTTTTCTTTGGTGTCTAAAATTTGACTTTGAGTGACGTTCACAACAGCAACACCTTTCAGAGGAACCATGAGAGGTGCTTTTTAAGATCATGTTGTGTTGCAAAGATTGTCACACATACTTATGTTTATTGCATATCATAATGTTGTTCTTTGTGCATAAGGTGACAAAcccatgaaaaaacaaaaacaaaaacaaaaacaatatttctgACAAAAGTACCTCGTGCGTAAATCATAAAGATTTAACgatacaaataaatgtcagattatGCAAGCAGAgtgcattaacccgttgaggacggactgattatgctacaacacgcatttcccatagacacctgcccgagtatactcgggactcgtcctcaacgggttaagacatCATTTCATGACGAACTGTAGCTATCGATTTGACTAAAGTATATTATCACAGATTCCCTCCCATGTTGAAGACTCATTGATCTACATACACAACCAACTAATTCTTACAATTACACAACAAATATACATTCAATCTATTTCatctagtacatgtacttgcataTTGTTGAGTTATCTTTAATACCAACAacgagctttagatctgtgaTGTGAACGCTAAGACGATGCCTCCTCGAGGGTTGGGCAATGGAAATAGCCATCTCCCGCATGTGCAGAGCACCATTTTTTGTCTAATTGCATCATCTTAACGTTCATGTACCATATCTAAAGCTCGCCAATGTATCAAACCACTGGGTACCATACTTGTGGCATGTTAAAACCAGCTGCTACATcaatattttctgtttccaacATCTCTTCATACCCAATGCTGTTTTGCATACAGGTTGTTCCACATATTATCTGGTATGagttcaaaacaacataaaagtTGATGAATGCTTTACTAATAAGGATCCTGAAGGCTTCTCACTTGGCAAATATCCATCGATAAAGTTTCAAAACACCCTTAGAAACCATGATGTTGTAAAACAGGGTTTTCTTGTGTCCGAAAACTATAAGAATTAGTTTTTGTAATCATGTTCTTTAGACTAGACTTAGCAAATTATGGCCCATAGATTTTTTTCACATCCAGTTTTCCAATATCAATGCAGGCATTTACCACCTTAACAGCTTCACCTCTGTCAAACAGTTCAGAAGGCAGAACTTAGTACCTTGACAATTCTGCTCGATTTCAACAAATAAATTTATACTTCTTACAGTATACATACATGGTACTTTTTTTTGCACACTATTTTTACATGTACGTGTTCGAAGAGCTGTATTACTCACTGGCTTGCCATAGTTTGCGGCCTGTGAGAACAGACGATATCTGTAAAAATGATTCCAAAATGCCATGCAAGAACGGAGTGATGCGCGAGATCCCATGGTCATGTGAAAAGCCTTCTCACTCACCATTCTATTAATCTTATCAACAGATACCCTGACAGTTCCAGCTAAATCTCCCTTGTGCCAAACTTCATAAACGCATACATCTTCATTGCCTGCCAATCCACATTGCTAATctgtggggggaaaaaaaatgacaaagaccCAGCTTTTCATGCCAACAGAGAAAAGGTGGCATGtcggttaaaaaacaaaaacaaaacaaaagcacacaAACCTTGCAAACTTTCTTCACCCTACAGCACAGATCACCAATGGGACTGCATGTACCAATACATCCCAACCCACCACGCATTGGGGTGCCCAGCACCCTCATCCCTCTGACATGGCAGAGTAGTCTGATATTCACATCAGTGCTGGAAGCCCGCTTCACGTAAGGGAGTTTTCACTTGCGCTGTGTCAGTGTGGCTGCGGTACGTGGCCATCGACGTAGAAGTTGCGCGTTGCCTTCGGCAAGTTAATCTCCATCCCATCCAGCTCCTTACTAAGAATGATTTGGCAGCCTACAAAGGAAGGTATAGTtgaggaaagaaacaaataagcCTAACTCTGAGATGACTTCAGACTTCCACATCTACATTCTTTTTACTAAATGCCATGAGGGAATCTTAAATTCAGAAGTAGCACTCTCAATATTAGTgaactttggaaaaaaaaaaaaaagcacatcaAAGCCTAATGTGTCATATTTTGATCCACTTCTGAAGTTGGCTatacaaaatgaatacattcaTCTAATCACTTTTCTGTAAAGTTGTTCTACTAATTCAATATCTTTGTATAacattcaaaattcataaagtaaCTGAAAAAAATTTGTTGGGCTGATAATGAATAGTATCTTTTACTTACTTAGCCTCGACGTTGCTGTGAGAAATGGTGCAAGGTCCAGCATATCTTCTTCCCtgtaaggcaaaaaaaaaaaagaaagaaagaaagaaaagaagacataAAACAATTACTACTTGCATTTCTTTGTTACGTTGAATCTCTTTCCTTTACAACAGTCATAGAGCTACCACAATGTCAGTTTGACAACTGATGTCTTCTCTTCAGTCTACATCATATAAATGAGCATCTGTGATTTCATTCTCCATCTTAATTGGCTAAAAATCACTCTCAAATACAAACCTGCTTAGTCATAACATTCTCTGTATAGGTCAATGAATTGTTATCTTTTATTCAATGCCTAATATAATTGTTGATTTGGATGATATGCTGGAATAAGATTTAAATAAGAAGGATTGTAGTGCATGAATTATTGCAGTtcatcagagactccaactctcccgttttcgacgggagatctcccgccgaaagcccatttttgcacaatctcccgttctcccgtttgagatttgatttctcccgccctggctctgtgtctcccggtggaaaggatttcttacttatttctatcgtatgttgaaaaaataagccttagatagcaccagacaACATCTAGAatcctaggaacttcgcgcttcgcacacatcaacttggagtctcctgtttgctaggggtttcgggcgggagaatctccagatcagaaggtgcttggggttggagtctctggttcATGTCAGAATGAAACATAATGTGCATATATACAATAACATTGAATACACCTCTTTTGtacgacaaacaaaatgaagatgTGCTCACTTGTATACAAAATATctcgaaaataaaaagaaatactcCAGGTCTTTAACATAACTATATGTATGGATATCATTAATATCACAGCTGGAACACTACAGAAGACAAAACACTGGCATCTCTCTTAAATATCACATGGCTGGTAAGGTCCAAACAACTGACTCCTCTCATGCTTTAAGTTTATGAGAATGAAAATCTCTCCTTGTCCCAACAGATTTGACCTTTGGACAGTTGACAGTAATGCCAGGGTAAACTTGCAGTGCAAAGATATTGGAGTGCTACAAGATGCAAGAGACACATATATGGATGAGATTCTCATCAAAGCTGTGAGAAATGATACAAGCAATTTTTACACACATATTTCCACCCACTTTCGACTGAAGGATTATTTGCAGAAAGACCAGAAATTGTTACTCACTCCTCTGTGGCCTCTGGCAGAAGGTCAAAGTAGGACTCTGGCAAGATGACGTGACAAGTACAGCATGCTAATGATGCTTCACAAGCGCCTTCAagtaagaaacaaaacaaagcaaaacaaaacaaattcaaaatcatTCAAGCTTAATGAACACAGTATTGTCAGAATTCATGTTTACCTTAAATCCAAATTTTATACAACATAGGTTTAAATTTGATGTAagtagaaggggggggggtatattgAATATTAGTCTCTACTAGTAATAGAGATTGATTATGACTTAGTTTACTTGTAAGACAAGACTTGCTGTCTCATTGGACACACTatgcagggttcgaaattggcgatggtccgctggccattggccacccaaaatcacgtcggactagctaaaaatcgaaaaattctgaagttactagtccgtctggctagccaaaatattgcttcagtgtcaaaattgattctaatgATACCATAATAAGTAACCAAACAGAAATACATTTTCAGTATATGCTCTATTAGCATTACACATTTTCAAATATCTCCTTTAATAGCATAATCCACATAATCCACTCATCCCATGTAATCAATTTGCTGATTCATCTACTGTCATTTCTGGTTTCATCAACGATTTTAACAATCCAAAGAAATTTCTGCATACATTCATAATGAAAAACTAcgcgaaaacaacaacaactcttcCCATTCTTCATTCACATCAACTTGCTAAAGATTTCCTTTCCGTGCAGATTGACTACAGAATAATGCCAGTATCTCCCGAgtcagtcataaaaaaaaaaataataataataataacagctGCAGTACCACAACCCCTTTCAGGGGtagatccaggaattctttaagagggggcgcctttacaaaattaaagaagggCGCACGTGCccctcccatttttttctttttaattcctttgttttaaccaaaaaaaaaataaagggggggggggcgggacaCGCATCTTGTGCACTCccccctggatccaccactaCCTTTCATAACTTCATGGACAAACAAGTGGCCAGGAGAGAATCAAAAGTTACCAGCACTCACCTTCGATTTCAATGCCATATCTATGTGCCAAGTACATCACGTTATCGCCAACTTTTCCTGCTACCTCTATCCTCTCATCGTCCTTCGTTATGTATGTTATGTTGACACTGAGGAaacacaacaacagaaaaacttGACTCTGATCTAATGATTGCCTCCCCCATTGATGGCTTGATGGATTGATAGCTAAAAGGTTATCATTGATTAACTGATTGACCAACTACTTTTATCAATAAAGAGGATTTACTTTAATATTCAAGGCTACATGTAATCCActttatttacattttgtacTACAATACACCAAGAGAAGGTATAATAACCATGCATGgaatatcacccccccccccaaaaaaaaaaaaaaaaaatgttaaaatgtgtTATAAATGTTCAATAGGTATTCTGCAGGGTTTCGTAGGAGCTCTCATCTGCAAGCACAACACCTGGGCGGGGAGAGTAAGTTTGCGCAAAAGACTCCTCCAAAGTATTCTCACTTTGCATAGAAACTGCATCAGTACATGCGACATGATTTGCATAGTGCATTGACCTCGTAACTAATCTGACAATAGTTTATTAATCAATCTGTTTGGCATGTGCATCCCACTGAGCAGCTAGGCAGGAATATCTATATCAAACCATACATACATGACATATCTCTCAAAGAGTTGAGCAACCACATCCCACAGAGTGTTACTGAAATACATCATGAAACTGTAAGCAAAAGTGGACTTCAAATAAAAGGGAAGTTCTTTTAATAATAGACAaggaaaataaacataaaatttacataGACATAAACATGAACAATCACGACTACAATGACAAATGCACAACAGGTCAGTTGTGCCATATTTCACATATCATAGGTCAACATTCTACAGTGAACAGGTCCGCTTATTAAATTTACCTTTACATACCAGCCTAAACTAATTGGAACAAATCCCAAGATACAATTTACAAACCTTGTGTTTTAAACTGAATATTCTttttgaaaactgaaaatgtgtcctaagtttgtatttaaatgtaagcCTCCCATAATTTGACCACAATGCCATCAAAAAATCAACTGCCTGCTACGTAGTAGAAACCTATGCTGTTATTCACAGCCCGGTCAAACCTTGGCATGGGAGGTCGAACCTTGGCATGGGAGGTCGAACCTCGGTGCGGGTGCTGATACTCACACTTCATCTGGAGATTTTGGATCTTGCCATTCATAGTCTCCATGCCTGAGACCACCACCTGTGGAATACATTGCAGAATGTGCATGTCCATTAAAACATCAATGATGATCTAAAAACATTGCATTTTACAAGTTGACCCCTATCTGTAGGctattaaaacaaagaaaaaaaaagcttgaatACTCAAGACAATTGTTGTTATTGAACATGGCCACATCCTTGATAATCATActtacttaaaggacaagtccaccttcatatacatgtggattgagtgaatgcagcaatattagtagaacgtcgaacacatcattgaaagtttggggaaatcAGACAATGCGtccaaaagttatgagtttttaaagtatctgcacagtcactgctggatgagaagactactatagtgtataatgtcacattcacatacaacgctataaggaaaatataaagagaatttcacaaaatgatactttttgaaaaaaaagtgtacatttccttgactcttcactgacgtatgttaagggtagtatgATTCCACTTtgacttctgaaagagggaagtccagtgttcttttattatgcaaggaaagtgaaaatatgttgaattttctttatattgttgtacacatgtgatatCACAAGCTGTACCgggtagtagtcttctcatccagcagtgactaagcagaaatttaaaaaattcataacttttaaacagattgtccaattttcctcaaactcttgctgatggGTTCTATTAATACcactgcattcattcaattcacatgtctatgaaggtgaacttgtccttttttaAATAGGATTCTAGGAATGTTCATTtaaattatcaacttttcctgtaaaTTTAATCAAAGTTAAGTTTCTAATGTTAGTTTCATTAAAATCCGCCCACAACTTTTTGTGTTACTTTGCAAACAGACATATGGGATATAATAgacaaacaaattaaataaaaacaacaacaacaacaacaacaacaacaacaacaacaacaacaacaacaacaacaacaacaacaacgccgACAAAAGCGTAACCGTACCCCATACCCCTCCTTGCTTGGGTCTTGCGGAGGTAAAAAGCACAGTGTTCAGTGCAGTGCATGCAGTCATTGTGAATCAAAGATAACTAACATTTTTTACTGTAGCTGGGACTACAGTAATACTAGTAGTTCACACGCAATGTCGGTGTCTAGAGAGGCTCGCTTGGACATAAATACTTACCGACAGCAGTATGTATATGCCTCGCTCTCTGAATTTGGTCGCATTTCCTTGATGTTAAATGGAAATTCGAGCCATTTCGTCTCGGTCGAGTGAGTGTCCCTCGTAGGATTGACGAAAAGATATTGTTACGAAAACTCAGCAAAACTTGCCTCATGGGTGTCGCCATGTTGTTTCCACTATTAGCCTTTATTCAGTCGTGGTCATGAGTATAGgccatagagctctattataggcctatttaGAGCCATTGTTTTGAGGGAGTGGGGGAACAGTTGTCTAAAATTGTATTTCTCTTGAACTTTAAATGATCCAAAGGAATGGCTTCATATCTATGAAATAATCAAAGGAAATATCTGAATCTTTGCCATCAAAAGAGAGTCAGCTGACGTAATAGAATTAAAACCAAAGAGCGTACAGAATGGTGATGGCGAGTTTACAAACCGACAGATGGCGCTAGAGCTCTTGGAAAGTAACCGTTCTCTACTACTAGTATACGGATTTAGAGCTCAGTGATTGTTTAGGCCTATTGTTCGGGACAACGGAGTTTTGGGAAAGATCTTTACAAGCCACTCGTGAGAGGGTTGAATTTTTCGctatgttattgttgttgttgttttgtgtttagtggCGTTTTCCATTCTCTTTAGAATATTCACGCCAAACACTGCTCTATAAATTTCTTTtccctttatcatttttttttcttatacaaaaaggaaaatattgtaATGAGAACCCTTGGTCAGCTGTCGGTACGTCTATTTGCCTGCTTAAAGTATATCTTCTGGCCAATCCGGCTACAGAAGAAAGCGCGTATTCGTGCTACAAGTAATTACATGACCAATAATAATTGATTGATTTAAGTTGGGTCTCTTTCGTAAAAGCAGACATTCGGGCACCATTTCATGATAGTTGTCAGCCTTGACAAGTTGTCATGTCAGTCTCTGACCTAGAGTGTAAATCGTAAATCAGGGGCGGATCGATCCATAGCAAGAATTccattaaagggggggggggagggggagggggaggcgaaaaaaatatatattctggtgccacttccgggtttcatcgactgacaagcaagcaaaaaaacaacaacaacaaaaacacagaaacaaactttatcaaaacaaaacaaaaaacg
This sequence is a window from Diadema setosum chromosome 13, eeDiaSeto1, whole genome shotgun sequence. Protein-coding genes within it:
- the LOC140237146 gene encoding adrenodoxin-like protein 1, mitochondrial, which translates into the protein MATPMRQVLLSFRNNIFSSILRGTLTRPRRNGSNFHLTSRKCDQIQRARHIHTAVGGGLRHGDYEWQDPKSPDEVVNITYITKDDERIEVAGKVGDNVMYLAHRYGIEIEGACEASLACCTCHVILPESYFDLLPEATEEEEDMLDLAPFLTATSRLSCQIILSKELDGMEINLPKATRNFYVDGHVPQPH